In Arthrobacter sp. MN05-02, the genomic stretch CCTCCTCGCGCTGATCTCGCCCAAGGCCCAGAGCGGTGCGGTCAACAAGATCGCCTGGTCCACCGTGCTGCTCATCTGCGGGATGCTCACGTTCGTGGGTGTGCTGACCGAAGCGGGGACCATCGAGTACGTGTCCGACGGCGTCGCCGGCCTCGGTGCTCCACTGCTCGCCGCCCTGCTCATCTGCTACATCGGCGCCGTGGTCTCCGCCTTCGCCTCGTCCACGGCCATCCTCGCCGCTTTGATCCCGCTGGCCATCCCGTTCCTCGAGACGGGCGCCGTGAGTGCCGTCGGCGTCGTGTGCGCCCTCGCGGTGTCCTCGACGATCGTGGACGTCTCGCCGTTCTCCACCAACGGCGCCCTCGTGCTCGCCAACGCCCCCGAGGGCACGGACAAGGACCGCTTCTACAAGCAGATCCTCGGGTACGGGGCCCTCGTGGTCGTCGCCGGGCCGATCATCGCCTGGCTCGTCCTCGTGGTGCCCGGCTGGCTCTGAGCCGTCCACCGTCCGACCACACCGCACGAACCACCCGGAGGAAGCATGAGCGACGCACCACAGGAACGAACCGGGAGCGAGCGCGGGCAGCGCGGCGGCCCACTGTCCGGGCGCCTCGTCGTCGACCTCAGCCGGGCGCTCGCCGGTCCGCACGCCGGCATGATGCTCGGTGACCTCGGCGCCCGCGTGATCAAGGTCGAGACACCGGGTACCGGGGACGACACCCGCGGATGGGGTCCGCCCTTCGTCGGCCCGGAGGACGACCGCCAGGCCACCTACTTCCTGTCCTGCAACCGGAACAAGGAGTCCATCGCCCTGGACCTCAAGAGCGACGACGGCAGGGCGGTGCTCACGGAACTGCTGCGCCGAGCCGACGTCGTGGTCGAGAACTTCCGGCCCGGAGTGCTCGACCGGCTCGGGTTCTCCACGGATGCCATGCACGAGCTGAACCCCGGCCTGGTCATCCTCTCCATCACCGGGTTCGGGCACGACGGCCCGGAGGCCAGGCGCAGCGGTTACGACCAGATCGTCCAGGGCGAGGCCGGCCTGATGTCCGTCACCGGGCCCGATCCCGACAATCCCCAGCGCGTGGGCGTGCCCATCGCCGACCTGCTGTCCGGCATGTACGGGGCCTACGGTGCCGTCGCGGCCCTGCTCGAACGGGAGCGGACGGGCCGGGGTCAGGTGGTGCGCACGTCGCTGCTCGCCGCGATCATCGGCGTCCATGCCTTCCAGGGCACGCGCACCACGGTGGCCGGCGAGGTGCCGCGCGCCCAGGGCAACCACCACCCCTCGATCGCCCCGTACGGCCTGTTCAACTGCCGCGGGGGGAAGGTCCAGATCAGCGTGGGCAGCGAGAAGCTGTGGGCCACCTTCGCCGCCGCCTTCGGACTCGACGCGGGCCGCGCCGAGTTCGCGACCAACGCGGACCGCGTGCGGAACCGCGACGTGCTGATCGGCGTCATCGAGGACGCCTTCTCGGCTCACGAGGCGGAACCCCTGCTGGCGAAGCTCAACGACGCCGGTATCCCGGCGGGCAAGGTCCGCACCCTCGACGAGGTCTACGCCTGGGAGCAGGTGCACTCGCAGGGGCTGCTCCTCACCGTCCAGCACCCCGTCCTCGGCGACATCGCCCTGCCCGGGCCGCCCCTGCGGTTCTTCGACGGCGCCGCCGAGACCACCCTCACCAGCCACACGGCGCCGCCCCTGCTCGACGGCGACGGGGACGCCATCCGCGCCTGGCTCTCCGGGTCCGTG encodes the following:
- a CDS encoding CoA transferase; amino-acid sequence: MSDAPQERTGSERGQRGGPLSGRLVVDLSRALAGPHAGMMLGDLGARVIKVETPGTGDDTRGWGPPFVGPEDDRQATYFLSCNRNKESIALDLKSDDGRAVLTELLRRADVVVENFRPGVLDRLGFSTDAMHELNPGLVILSITGFGHDGPEARRSGYDQIVQGEAGLMSVTGPDPDNPQRVGVPIADLLSGMYGAYGAVAALLERERTGRGQVVRTSLLAAIIGVHAFQGTRTTVAGEVPRAQGNHHPSIAPYGLFNCRGGKVQISVGSEKLWATFAAAFGLDAGRAEFATNADRVRNRDVLIGVIEDAFSAHEAEPLLAKLNDAGIPAGKVRTLDEVYAWEQVHSQGLLLTVQHPVLGDIALPGPPLRFFDGAAETTLTSHTAPPLLDGDGDAIRAWLSGSVPGGAGA